In Nocardia sp. NBC_00403, one DNA window encodes the following:
- a CDS encoding acyl-CoA dehydrogenase family protein: protein MVSHENANNLAEMLFGDRRVEAQQYNKMFGTAAFDEDWWTVTQNPGKRAYERYLGLLPHLSATETVSDLRDLVTLHEQATVVDPHLGALLTVQINLVLGTLLEQPSPTVEVAEALTELLAGRAVGAYVLTEVGHGSDLNNLETTAVYDPADGGGYILNTPTKTAIKRMPTTAPPPLEGVARFGIVFARLIVDGADRGAYPFLVWMADADGQMRPGITVRLLPVKPDLGMDNALTSFNNVRLSRGSQLSHTGTRIDDGQLISPIPADNQVWRAISRVRVGRLCISAMAAAVSRAALSIAVRHAAQRDIASMAGGRVPLFHVPSHYGPLLDTVADTYVATTAVEVALDAFVDATDNQADEQGPQLTDLVALTKHFATTTALRVCNEVRDRLGAEGMFAHNKIPVYHGLRNAAATAEGDSYVIALLAAYRRLSLPDEWTPGCWDNLEPCDIDTPRSWVDWLGARKIYLHHRTLEAYANATGDRQAQWDSVYDLALAAAEAHIVHQAAQTMAERASRLPAGPRMVAENLLTLFAIRQCKEHGADMAPDGPSPKLRRSLRDMRRQLHDLLAPHLTELVAAFELDSGSLRTAFDSDNFVAQSANALSAAAE from the coding sequence ATGGTTTCGCACGAGAATGCAAACAATCTCGCGGAAATGTTGTTCGGCGATCGACGCGTCGAAGCCCAGCAGTACAACAAGATGTTCGGTACGGCAGCGTTCGACGAAGACTGGTGGACTGTCACACAGAACCCGGGAAAACGAGCGTACGAACGGTACCTGGGGTTACTCCCTCACCTGTCGGCCACCGAGACCGTGTCCGATCTGCGTGACCTGGTGACCCTGCATGAGCAGGCCACTGTCGTCGATCCACACCTTGGCGCTTTGCTTACGGTTCAGATCAACCTCGTTCTGGGGACCTTGCTCGAGCAGCCCTCCCCCACCGTCGAGGTTGCCGAGGCTCTCACGGAGCTGTTGGCGGGCCGCGCTGTGGGCGCGTACGTGCTCACGGAGGTCGGTCACGGCTCTGATCTGAACAATCTGGAGACGACCGCGGTCTACGACCCAGCCGATGGTGGCGGGTACATCCTGAACACGCCGACCAAGACAGCGATCAAGCGCATGCCGACCACAGCGCCGCCGCCGCTGGAGGGCGTGGCACGGTTCGGCATCGTCTTCGCGCGGCTGATCGTGGACGGAGCCGATCGCGGCGCCTACCCGTTCCTGGTGTGGATGGCCGATGCGGACGGGCAGATGCGGCCAGGGATCACCGTGCGTCTCCTACCCGTGAAGCCCGATCTGGGGATGGACAATGCGCTGACCAGCTTCAACAATGTGCGCCTGTCACGCGGGTCCCAGTTGTCGCATACCGGGACTCGCATCGACGACGGCCAGCTGATCTCTCCGATACCCGCCGACAACCAGGTGTGGCGCGCCATCAGTCGAGTACGGGTGGGACGGCTGTGCATTTCGGCCATGGCTGCGGCCGTTTCCCGGGCCGCCTTGTCGATCGCTGTACGCCACGCTGCGCAACGAGACATCGCGAGCATGGCTGGCGGGCGCGTTCCGCTGTTCCATGTCCCGTCCCACTACGGTCCGCTGCTGGATACTGTGGCCGATACCTACGTCGCCACCACGGCGGTGGAAGTCGCCTTGGACGCTTTCGTTGACGCCACCGACAATCAGGCCGACGAGCAGGGACCACAGCTCACCGACCTTGTGGCGCTGACGAAGCACTTCGCCACCACCACGGCACTGCGCGTGTGCAACGAGGTGCGCGACCGGCTCGGTGCCGAAGGTATGTTCGCCCACAACAAGATCCCGGTGTATCACGGTCTGCGTAACGCGGCGGCCACCGCCGAGGGCGACAGCTACGTCATCGCGCTTCTCGCCGCCTACCGGCGTCTATCCCTCCCAGACGAGTGGACACCTGGATGCTGGGACAATCTCGAACCCTGCGATATCGACACTCCCCGGAGCTGGGTGGATTGGCTTGGTGCTCGCAAGATCTACTTGCATCACAGAACGCTGGAGGCATACGCAAACGCCACCGGCGACCGGCAAGCACAGTGGGACAGTGTCTATGACCTGGCCCTGGCCGCGGCTGAGGCGCATATCGTGCACCAGGCGGCCCAGACCATGGCTGAGCGGGCCAGTCGGCTTCCCGCGGGCCCCCGAATGGTGGCAGAGAATCTGCTCACGCTCTTCGCCATCCGCCAGTGCAAGGAGCACGGCGCGGACATGGCTCCCGACGGTCCATCCCCCAAGCTACGACGATCGTTGCGGGACATGCGCAGGCAACTGCATGACCTACTAGCCCCCCACCTGACCGAGCTGGTCGCGGCGTTCGAGCTCGACAGTGGATCCCTGCGCACGGCGTTCGACTCGGACAACTTCGTAGCGCAGTCTGCGAATGCGCTGAGCGCGGCCGCAGAGTAG
- a CDS encoding cytochrome P450 has product MPVELSPGIPATLVIGYSTAIRINNDPERFPADPRAWQKNIPLDCPVLPMLEHRPNALRSGPPEHARYRKANVDSIDGIDLTHLPKQIEQIAIPQINTFCLDGQADLISQYAFPVTFAYLNAMVGCTPDIGERVAKGMAQMFEATDAGEGSAMFAGALAELVALKRVAPGNDVTTRLLNHSAKLNGEELVHQLVTDYGAGIEPLTNLIANTLLLMLTDDRFFGHAALTTADALNEKLFGDSPLANFLITYPRQPILVDDVWLPANQPVVTSLAACNNDPAVVGDLNVTANRSHIAWGTGPHVCPANTVAFQVAHCAIDQLLDHVPDVRVAKPLKWRPGPFHRSLVELPVVFSPSRNTF; this is encoded by the coding sequence GTGCCGGTGGAGCTGTCGCCTGGTATTCCAGCCACGCTGGTGATCGGTTACAGCACCGCGATTCGGATCAACAACGATCCCGAGCGTTTTCCGGCTGATCCGCGCGCCTGGCAGAAGAACATCCCCCTCGATTGCCCGGTGCTGCCAATGCTGGAGCACCGCCCGAACGCTCTGCGCAGCGGCCCGCCTGAGCATGCGCGTTACCGGAAGGCAAACGTAGACAGCATTGACGGTATCGACCTGACCCACCTCCCCAAGCAGATCGAGCAGATCGCGATCCCGCAGATCAACACCTTCTGCCTCGACGGGCAGGCCGATCTGATCAGCCAGTACGCTTTTCCGGTCACTTTCGCCTATCTCAACGCCATGGTCGGGTGCACGCCCGATATCGGCGAGCGGGTCGCAAAGGGTATGGCCCAGATGTTCGAGGCCACCGACGCCGGGGAGGGCAGCGCGATGTTCGCTGGTGCACTGGCCGAACTGGTTGCGCTCAAGCGCGTCGCTCCTGGCAACGACGTGACCACCCGGCTACTGAACCATTCGGCCAAGCTGAACGGCGAAGAGCTCGTCCACCAACTGGTTACCGACTATGGTGCAGGGATCGAGCCGTTGACCAATCTGATCGCCAACACGCTCCTTCTGATGCTCACTGACGACCGGTTTTTCGGGCATGCAGCGCTGACAACGGCTGATGCGTTGAACGAGAAGCTGTTCGGCGACTCACCGCTGGCGAACTTCTTGATCACCTACCCGCGCCAGCCGATTCTGGTCGATGATGTGTGGTTGCCCGCCAACCAGCCCGTGGTCACCAGCCTGGCGGCCTGCAACAACGACCCCGCGGTCGTGGGGGATCTTAACGTTACCGCCAATCGGTCACATATCGCGTGGGGCACCGGGCCGCACGTCTGCCCGGCGAATACCGTTGCGTTCCAGGTCGCGCATTGCGCCATTGATCAGCTGCTCGACCACGTGCCCGACGTCCGGGTCGCCAAGCCCCTGAAATGGCGTCCAGGGCCTTTCCATCGGTCCTTGGTCGAGCTGCCCGTTGTCTTTTCGCCGTCGCGGAACACATTTTGA
- a CDS encoding acyl-CoA dehydrogenase family protein translates to MATNSSEIATAKKTLSEDPRNGLRGKLDAALFGLLRKRQTKEGTSLTELLRHGSPEVHQHLQKALTNPDFVITEKQSPEERRLNAYKQLRYLVGELGTTRAVATDLPSLFAVFDGCAVLATDLIPLISGHYNLSAGSLATLTDPDSAAPYLQDLDDGSSIGNMLLTEYGCGSNIGFMETTATWDGDGFVLNTPHPRARKFMPSVGIPVARVCVIAAQLIDEAGTGHGVHLFTARLRDANGDACPGVTITQLGRQPLVIMDNAIISFDHLRVERSAWLSNDLATIDDNGVLTWRDENSRQRAFPSVTSQLTVGRMALSSCLNAAARAALYIALRYAANRVVPMTHVDRPLMLDIPHVRDTLLTDLAGTVARTIYGNAIKTSLASSDLTDRDTVVTVMMAKYFIQLHALDTVTHCRIKMGAQGMFSANRVADYLGVCHGAITGEGDCDVLGSVAGRILTKQLAVTPPPEPGLHDPTDPHDRARLFTARVLTIAQEAQPHLSTPGLPDRLAVIPHALSLVEAHCAKYALDLLDKHSEHAEIAAVRDVFALHYLDQHAAWYLTHGLLDAQGANSTKQQLHQAINSLADNLPALLDAFDLDDTILGAPVLSDDLPAAWDSHYQEVRR, encoded by the coding sequence GTGGCTACAAATTCAAGCGAGATTGCAACTGCGAAGAAGACACTGTCGGAGGATCCACGGAATGGGTTGCGGGGCAAGCTGGACGCTGCACTTTTCGGCCTCCTTCGCAAGAGGCAGACAAAAGAGGGCACATCGCTGACCGAGCTGCTTCGGCATGGTAGCCCGGAGGTTCATCAGCATCTACAGAAGGCTCTGACCAACCCCGACTTCGTCATCACGGAGAAACAGAGCCCAGAGGAGCGGCGCCTCAACGCGTACAAACAGTTGCGCTACCTGGTTGGCGAGCTCGGCACCACCCGCGCAGTTGCGACCGATCTACCCAGCCTGTTCGCAGTGTTCGACGGTTGCGCAGTGCTGGCGACGGACCTGATCCCGCTGATCTCTGGACACTACAATTTGTCCGCGGGCAGTCTGGCTACCCTGACCGATCCAGACTCTGCGGCGCCGTATCTCCAGGACCTGGATGACGGTTCCAGCATCGGGAACATGCTGCTGACCGAGTACGGGTGCGGTTCCAATATCGGATTCATGGAGACCACCGCGACCTGGGACGGTGACGGGTTCGTGCTCAACACCCCGCATCCGCGGGCGCGGAAATTCATGCCCAGCGTCGGCATCCCGGTTGCACGGGTCTGTGTCATCGCCGCGCAGCTCATCGACGAGGCGGGCACCGGTCATGGCGTGCACCTGTTCACGGCGCGGCTGCGCGATGCCAACGGCGATGCGTGCCCCGGCGTTACGATCACCCAGCTCGGCCGTCAGCCTCTGGTCATCATGGACAACGCGATCATCAGCTTCGACCACCTCCGGGTCGAGCGCAGCGCCTGGCTGAGCAACGACCTGGCCACCATCGACGACAACGGTGTGCTGACCTGGCGCGACGAGAACAGTCGGCAACGGGCATTCCCATCGGTCACCAGCCAGCTCACCGTCGGGCGAATGGCGCTGTCGTCATGCCTGAACGCCGCGGCCCGCGCCGCGCTCTATATCGCCTTGCGCTATGCCGCCAACAGGGTAGTGCCGATGACACATGTCGACCGACCGCTCATGCTCGACATTCCGCATGTGCGAGACACCCTGCTCACCGACCTAGCAGGCACTGTGGCTCGCACCATCTACGGCAACGCGATCAAGACATCTCTTGCCAGCAGCGATCTCACCGACCGCGACACCGTCGTGACAGTGATGATGGCCAAGTACTTCATTCAGCTGCATGCACTGGACACCGTCACGCACTGTCGAATAAAAATGGGTGCACAAGGCATGTTCAGCGCGAACCGGGTCGCCGACTACCTCGGCGTCTGTCATGGCGCCATCACAGGTGAGGGCGACTGCGACGTCCTCGGTTCCGTAGCCGGCCGCATACTGACCAAACAACTCGCCGTCACCCCGCCACCAGAACCCGGCCTACACGACCCCACCGACCCCCACGACCGCGCCCGCTTGTTCACCGCCCGCGTTCTGACGATCGCGCAAGAGGCACAGCCACATCTGTCCACTCCCGGGCTTCCAGACAGGTTGGCAGTCATTCCGCACGCGCTCAGCCTCGTCGAGGCCCATTGCGCCAAGTATGCCTTGGACCTGCTTGACAAGCATTCCGAACACGCCGAGATTGCCGCCGTGCGTGACGTTTTCGCCCTGCACTATCTCGATCAGCATGCCGCGTGGTATCTCACCCACGGTCTACTCGACGCTCAGGGCGCCAACAGTACAAAGCAGCAACTCCACCAGGCAATCAACAGCCTTGCCGACAACCTGCCCGCACTGCTGGACGCTTTTGACCTTGACGACACGATCCTCGGCGCACCGGTATTGTCCGATGATCTACCCGCCGCGTGGGACTCCCACTATCAAGAGGTACGCCGGTAA
- a CDS encoding LysR substrate-binding domain-containing protein, giving the protein MAAAYRHKHPEVDIRIRDTDLTDPTCGLKAGLVDVAVTRAPFNDTALTARELRADPVGAVLRADDTLAHRDNLKLADLAGRRWFQFPDGTDPVWQTYWNGGEPA; this is encoded by the coding sequence CTGGCCGCCGCCTACCGCCACAAGCACCCCGAGGTCGACATCCGCATCCGCGACACCGACCTCACCGACCCCACCTGCGGGCTGAAGGCGGGACTGGTCGACGTCGCGGTGACCCGTGCACCGTTCAACGACACCGCCCTGACCGCGCGTGAGCTGCGTGCCGACCCGGTCGGGGCGGTACTGCGTGCCGACGACACGCTGGCCCACCGTGACAACCTGAAGTTGGCCGACCTGGCCGGCCGCCGCTGGTTCCAGTTCCCCGACGGCACCGACCCCGTCTGGCAGACCTACTGGAACGGCGGCGAACCCGCGTGA
- a CDS encoding MarR family winged helix-turn-helix transcriptional regulator, with the protein MSQDGVGVDLETSLGYLLKEASSVLRAAMEEVLRPLGMSVTHYSCLELLAQRPGLSNSELARGAFVTRQSMNVLLHALEREGYVTRPAEAPIGKVLPARLTPRGRRSLEKATVAVRSVEVRMLAGMTETEQAGAFRILQSMIHSLRDGNDGA; encoded by the coding sequence ATGAGTCAAGACGGTGTCGGCGTCGACCTGGAGACGTCACTGGGCTACCTGCTGAAAGAGGCCTCGAGCGTCCTCCGCGCAGCCATGGAGGAGGTGCTGCGGCCGCTCGGGATGAGCGTGACGCACTACTCCTGCCTCGAGCTGCTGGCTCAGCGACCGGGCTTGTCGAACTCCGAGCTCGCGCGGGGCGCGTTCGTGACACGGCAGTCGATGAACGTGCTGCTCCACGCTCTGGAACGAGAGGGCTACGTGACCAGGCCTGCGGAGGCACCCATCGGGAAGGTTCTTCCCGCGCGGCTCACGCCGCGCGGCCGACGGAGCCTCGAGAAAGCGACCGTAGCGGTCCGGTCCGTCGAGGTCAGAATGCTGGCCGGCATGACCGAGACCGAGCAGGCAGGCGCGTTCCGGATCCTGCAGAGCATGATCCATTCCCTACGCGATGGCAACGACGGTGCATAG
- a CDS encoding VOC family protein, whose product MPATGPDFISLQARDLDVSKAFYEQYLGLVRSQAGPPHAVVFETKPIAFALRDIVPGTDLASVAQPGIGAAIWLHATDVQAIHDALVADGHTIVSAPIDGPFGRTFTFADPDGYQVTLHDRA is encoded by the coding sequence ATGCCCGCCACCGGCCCCGACTTCATCTCGCTCCAAGCGCGCGACCTCGACGTTTCGAAGGCGTTTTACGAGCAGTACCTCGGCCTCGTCCGCTCGCAGGCCGGACCTCCGCATGCCGTCGTCTTCGAGACGAAGCCGATCGCGTTCGCACTCCGCGACATCGTTCCCGGCACCGATCTCGCATCCGTTGCCCAGCCCGGCATCGGTGCCGCGATCTGGCTCCACGCCACAGACGTCCAGGCCATTCACGATGCTCTCGTCGCCGACGGTCACACCATCGTCTCCGCACCGATCGACGGCCCCTTCGGTCGGACATTCACCTTCGCCGACCCCGACGGCTACCAGGTCACACTCCACGACCGCGCCTGA
- a CDS encoding vWA domain-containing protein, which produces MTVPAAVQKLDLEKLFAARLYAVRVRPYLATALFALHIVESRRVPTMSVDRYWRCYVSPAFVDSMPVEELAGVLVHEVSHLLRDHHGRGERFAREHELSGPGERLRMNIAADFEINDDIFGDGLVRPEGAILPADIDLPAGKLMEEYLREFRFGTYTPGMAWLDCGSGADGLEREWELGPLGADGLSEQERDGVRFRVAQGIIGRPGNVPEGWRRWAQEAFHPPQPWRDLLGAALRAAVSAPGVGEDYTYGRPARRSAGVPGVILPSLRRTPPRVSVIIDTSGSVSDAELGSALLEVTAISRAAGGRRDLLTVLSCDAAARIAHPLCAAEGIPLVGGGGTDLRTGFAKALRAQPRPDVVVVLTDGQTPWPETKPWCRTVVGLFRRAPSWSERDSDYVPDRPPAWARVVEIG; this is translated from the coding sequence ATGACTGTGCCGGCAGCGGTTCAGAAACTGGATCTCGAAAAGCTTTTCGCCGCCCGGCTGTACGCCGTCCGAGTCCGGCCTTACCTGGCGACCGCCCTTTTCGCTCTGCACATCGTCGAATCGCGCCGCGTCCCGACGATGAGTGTGGACCGGTACTGGCGCTGCTACGTTTCGCCCGCGTTCGTGGACAGCATGCCCGTCGAGGAATTGGCCGGGGTCTTGGTGCACGAGGTCTCGCACCTGCTGCGCGATCATCACGGCCGTGGTGAGCGCTTCGCCCGCGAGCACGAGCTGAGCGGCCCTGGGGAACGGCTGCGCATGAATATCGCCGCAGATTTCGAGATCAACGACGACATCTTCGGCGACGGACTGGTCCGCCCGGAGGGCGCGATCCTGCCCGCCGACATCGACTTGCCCGCAGGCAAACTCATGGAGGAGTACCTGCGGGAGTTCCGGTTCGGAACGTACACGCCGGGCATGGCGTGGCTCGATTGCGGCAGCGGCGCCGACGGCCTGGAACGCGAATGGGAGCTGGGGCCGCTCGGCGCGGACGGCCTCAGCGAACAGGAACGCGACGGCGTGCGCTTCCGGGTGGCGCAGGGCATCATCGGCCGCCCGGGCAACGTGCCCGAAGGATGGCGGCGCTGGGCGCAGGAAGCATTCCATCCACCGCAGCCGTGGCGCGACCTGCTCGGCGCGGCACTTCGCGCGGCCGTCTCCGCGCCCGGGGTCGGCGAGGACTACACCTATGGCCGGCCCGCGCGACGCTCGGCTGGCGTGCCCGGCGTCATCCTGCCTAGCCTGCGGCGCACGCCACCCCGCGTCAGCGTGATCATCGATACCTCCGGTTCGGTCAGCGACGCCGAACTCGGCAGCGCCCTGCTCGAAGTGACTGCCATCAGCCGCGCGGCGGGCGGCCGCCGCGACCTGCTCACCGTGTTGTCCTGCGACGCGGCCGCCCGGATCGCGCACCCGCTGTGCGCGGCCGAGGGTATACCGCTGGTGGGCGGTGGCGGAACCGACCTACGCACAGGCTTCGCCAAAGCCCTTCGCGCCCAACCCCGCCCGGACGTCGTCGTCGTACTCACGGACGGTCAGACGCCCTGGCCCGAGACCAAGCCGTGGTGCCGCACCGTCGTGGGGTTGTTCCGCCGGGCTCCTTCGTGGAGCGAACGCGATTCTGATTACGTTCCGGACAGACCACCGGCGTGGGCGCGAGTTGTCGAAATCGGCTAG
- a CDS encoding AAA family ATPase translates to MSSSVTGCTAHTPADNASQLDIAADLLTLLGETTTEPWPNTQLEALTLAVAADLPVLLWGEPGIGKTAALTQLAQTLDLPLTTVIASVHEPSDFSGLPIVGDDPAEHGVPMAPPDWAVRLVRAGRGLLFLDELSTAPPAVQAALLRLVLERRIGSLKLPPGVRIVAAANPRSSAADGWELSPPLANRFVHLHWVHDHDVVVRGLGGTWPRATLPQLDPEKLTEAVAFARRAVCVLLAARPKLVHQLPSSEARRGGAWASPRTWEMTLRLIAFATAAGSSTDVLSLLVRGAVGDGPGFELLTSLDRMDLPDPETLLADPAGAELPERGDLRQATLDGVVAAVRKRPERSRWDAAWVLLVKAIETGAPDLVVVPATTLATLRQGNWEVPASIEKLAGVVSVSQRADRAADLVRAGR, encoded by the coding sequence ATGTCTTCTTCAGTCACTGGCTGCACAGCTCACACCCCTGCGGATAACGCTTCCCAGCTCGATATCGCCGCTGATCTACTGACCCTGCTCGGCGAGACCACCACCGAACCGTGGCCCAACACCCAACTGGAGGCCCTCACCCTGGCAGTAGCCGCTGATCTGCCGGTGCTGCTGTGGGGTGAGCCGGGAATCGGCAAGACCGCGGCCCTGACGCAACTCGCCCAAACCCTGGATCTTCCGCTGACCACGGTAATCGCGAGTGTGCATGAGCCATCGGACTTTTCGGGTCTGCCCATCGTCGGCGACGACCCGGCGGAGCACGGTGTTCCGATGGCTCCACCGGACTGGGCGGTGCGATTGGTCCGGGCGGGCCGGGGGCTGCTGTTCCTCGACGAGCTGTCCACCGCGCCACCCGCCGTGCAGGCTGCCCTGCTGCGGCTCGTGCTGGAGCGGCGGATCGGTTCACTGAAGCTGCCGCCCGGCGTCCGGATCGTGGCGGCAGCCAACCCGCGCTCGTCGGCGGCCGATGGCTGGGAGTTGAGCCCACCGCTGGCTAATCGGTTCGTGCACCTGCATTGGGTACACGATCACGATGTGGTCGTGCGCGGTCTCGGCGGCACCTGGCCGCGCGCGACACTGCCGCAGCTCGACCCAGAAAAGCTCACGGAGGCAGTGGCGTTCGCGCGTCGCGCGGTATGCGTGCTGCTCGCGGCGCGCCCGAAGCTCGTGCATCAGCTGCCGAGCAGCGAAGCGCGCCGGGGTGGCGCCTGGGCTTCGCCTCGCACTTGGGAGATGACGCTGCGGCTGATCGCATTCGCCACCGCCGCGGGGTCGTCCACGGACGTGCTGTCGCTGTTGGTCCGGGGCGCGGTCGGGGATGGCCCGGGTTTCGAGCTGCTGACCAGCCTGGACCGGATGGACCTCCCGGACCCCGAGACGCTACTGGCCGATCCGGCGGGCGCTGAGCTGCCCGAGCGCGGGGATCTGCGCCAGGCCACGCTCGACGGTGTGGTCGCGGCGGTGCGTAAGCGCCCGGAGCGATCCCGCTGGGATGCGGCGTGGGTGCTGCTGGTCAAGGCGATCGAAACCGGGGCGCCGGATCTGGTGGTCGTCCCCGCGACCACGCTCGCCACACTGCGCCAGGGAAATTGGGAGGTGCCGGCGTCGATCGAGAAGCTCGCGGGCGTGGTGTCGGTGTCGCAGCGCGCGGATCGCGCCGCCGACCTCGTGCGGGCGGGCCGATGA
- a CDS encoding DUF3558 family protein, whose product MGIRHGRSVSALLALLLVIGVAGCSRGTMQQYKAGFSELPARCSGALKPAERAIKAFAGEAYSSVAESQDANRRVTDTSQHLTCAMKFGGSVLREPIKPYRTPMWRNVSISYFLSLYPIRANETPKNLMDYVPQAPSALPRTMLTQPSLTSSASTPPTTKASGRVWDPCEIPEDSLTVAGLDVKSQFRGDKQTSSAMCMWRGGWYRLRVFYQDAPFERSVYESSTYVRPKPVTIGDRHAVQVHWDNSDNWCVLAFEVPLEANLPDAGGPTLTFEASLTEDRSQTELCDELIRVTTAVAGAIPPTT is encoded by the coding sequence ATGGGTATTCGTCACGGTCGCTCGGTGTCCGCATTGCTTGCCCTACTTCTGGTGATCGGGGTGGCCGGCTGTTCGCGGGGCACCATGCAACAGTACAAAGCGGGATTCTCTGAGCTACCCGCTCGCTGCTCCGGCGCGTTGAAACCCGCCGAACGGGCAATCAAGGCGTTCGCGGGCGAGGCGTACAGTTCCGTCGCCGAATCGCAGGACGCCAATCGTCGAGTCACGGACACCAGTCAGCATCTGACCTGTGCGATGAAGTTCGGTGGCTCGGTTCTGCGGGAACCCATCAAGCCGTACCGGACGCCGATGTGGCGAAACGTTTCGATCTCATACTTCCTGTCCCTGTATCCCATCAGGGCAAACGAGACCCCCAAAAACCTCATGGACTACGTCCCCCAAGCTCCGTCAGCACTCCCGAGAACAATGCTTACCCAGCCCTCGTTGACCAGCAGCGCCAGCACGCCCCCGACCACGAAGGCTTCCGGTCGAGTGTGGGATCCCTGCGAGATCCCGGAGGACAGCCTGACCGTTGCAGGACTCGATGTGAAATCGCAATTCCGCGGCGATAAGCAGACCAGCAGTGCGATGTGCATGTGGCGCGGCGGATGGTATCGACTCCGGGTGTTCTACCAGGATGCACCGTTCGAACGGTCGGTCTATGAGAGCTCCACCTATGTGCGTCCGAAGCCAGTGACCATCGGCGATCGCCACGCGGTCCAGGTGCACTGGGACAATTCCGACAACTGGTGTGTCCTGGCGTTCGAGGTACCCCTGGAAGCGAACCTTCCTGATGCCGGCGGCCCAACACTCACCTTCGAGGCCTCGTTGACCGAGGATCGATCCCAAACCGAGCTGTGCGACGAGCTGATCCGGGTGACGACCGCCGTAGCAGGAGCCATACCGCCGACCACGTGA
- the pip gene encoding prolyl aminopeptidase, which translates to MNIPNSNPAVAQPFPDVDPYAHGRLDVGDGNRIYWETSGNPGGKPALVVHGGPGSGGHRGGRKVFDPAVYRIVLFDQRGCGESLPNASDPNVSLDHNTTEHLIADIERLRTHLGIDRWLLYGGSWGSTLILAYAERYPERVTEIVLVGVTTTTPDEIDWLYHGVARLVPGPWEAFRDGVPESERNGNLVAAYQRLVNDPDPQVRRKAARDWCAWEDAVIAHETLGNPGQYSGEPDDAMLAFVRICTHYFSNAVWLDDRQLLRDAHKLAGIPAVLIHGRLDLAGPLQAAWELANAWPDSELHVIDDSGHTGSPTMQDRILQATADFGRNRL; encoded by the coding sequence ATGAATATACCGAACTCAAATCCTGCAGTGGCTCAACCGTTCCCGGATGTTGACCCCTATGCGCACGGCAGGCTCGATGTCGGGGACGGCAACAGGATCTATTGGGAGACCAGCGGGAACCCGGGCGGCAAACCGGCGCTGGTGGTGCATGGCGGCCCGGGCAGCGGCGGGCACCGTGGTGGACGGAAAGTCTTCGACCCCGCCGTATACCGGATCGTGCTGTTCGACCAGCGCGGCTGTGGTGAAAGCCTGCCGAACGCCTCGGACCCGAATGTCAGCTTGGACCACAACACCACCGAGCATCTGATCGCCGACATCGAGCGGCTGCGCACCCACCTGGGCATCGATCGATGGCTCCTCTATGGAGGCTCTTGGGGATCCACACTGATACTCGCCTACGCCGAGCGTTACCCCGAGCGAGTCACTGAGATCGTGCTCGTCGGCGTCACCACGACCACCCCCGACGAGATCGACTGGCTCTACCACGGCGTCGCCCGTCTAGTGCCCGGCCCATGGGAAGCGTTCCGTGACGGGGTACCGGAATCCGAGCGGAACGGGAACCTCGTGGCCGCCTATCAACGACTGGTTAACGACCCCGACCCGCAGGTCCGGCGCAAAGCCGCGAGGGACTGGTGCGCATGGGAGGACGCAGTCATTGCTCACGAAACCCTGGGAAACCCAGGACAATACAGCGGTGAACCCGACGATGCCATGCTGGCGTTCGTTCGGATCTGCACCCACTATTTCTCGAATGCTGTCTGGCTCGACGACAGACAGCTCCTCCGCGACGCACACAAACTTGCAGGGATCCCCGCAGTGCTGATCCATGGGCGCCTTGACCTTGCTGGCCCACTCCAGGCTGCGTGGGAACTGGCCAACGCATGGCCGGACTCCGAACTGCACGTCATCGATGACTCCGGGCACACCGGCAGCCCCACAATGCAGGACAGGATCCTCCAGGCCACTGCCGATTTCGGCCGCAATCGACTGTGA